Proteins encoded by one window of Xyrauchen texanus isolate HMW12.3.18 chromosome 24, RBS_HiC_50CHRs, whole genome shotgun sequence:
- the LOC127617813 gene encoding 40S ribosomal protein S24 isoform X2 — translation MNDSITVRTRKFMTNRLLQRKQMVVDVLHPGKATVPKTEIREKLAKMYKTTPDVVFVFGFKTQFGGGKTTGFAMVYDSLDYAKKNEPKYRLQRHGLYEKKKTSRKQRKERKNRMKKVRGIKKASVGAAGKK, via the exons ATG aATGACTCCATCACTGTCAGGACCCGAAAATTTATGACAAACCGACTGCTTCAGAGGAAGCAAATG GTTGTTGATGTCCTACACCCAGGCAAAGCAACCGTCCCAAAGACGGAGATCAGAGAAAAGCTTGCCAAAATGTACAAAACCACCCCAGATGTGGTGTTCGTCTTCGGCTTTAAAACTCAGTTTGGTGGTGGCAAGACAACAGGCTTTGCCATGGTCTACGACTCATTGGACTATGCTAAGAAGAATGAGCCCAAATATAGGCTGCAAAGG CATGGCCTGTATGAGAAGAAAAAGACCTCTAGAAAACAGCGCAAGGAACGCAAAAACAGAATGAAGAAAGTTAGAGGAATCAAGAAAGCCAGTGTTGGTGCTGCTGGCAAAAAG TAA
- the LOC127617813 gene encoding 40S ribosomal protein S24 isoform X1, which yields MNDSITVRTRKFMTNRLLQRKQMVVDVLHPGKATVPKTEIREKLAKMYKTTPDVVFVFGFKTQFGGGKTTGFAMVYDSLDYAKKNEPKYRLQRHGLYEKKKTSRKQRKERKNRMKKVRGIKKASVGAAGKKK from the exons ATG aATGACTCCATCACTGTCAGGACCCGAAAATTTATGACAAACCGACTGCTTCAGAGGAAGCAAATG GTTGTTGATGTCCTACACCCAGGCAAAGCAACCGTCCCAAAGACGGAGATCAGAGAAAAGCTTGCCAAAATGTACAAAACCACCCCAGATGTGGTGTTCGTCTTCGGCTTTAAAACTCAGTTTGGTGGTGGCAAGACAACAGGCTTTGCCATGGTCTACGACTCATTGGACTATGCTAAGAAGAATGAGCCCAAATATAGGCTGCAAAGG CATGGCCTGTATGAGAAGAAAAAGACCTCTAGAAAACAGCGCAAGGAACGCAAAAACAGAATGAAGAAAGTTAGAGGAATCAAGAAAGCCAGTGTTGGTGCTGCTGGCAAAAAG AAGTGA